From the genome of Virgibacillus siamensis, one region includes:
- a CDS encoding 2-hydroxyacid dehydrogenase: MRKKILAYNRVEKPVLERLQKKYDVQFFKNVDTNTDTEFLDFLQEAEGAIGLELPVDRQLLEHAPNLKIISNVSVGYNNLDLDALKEKNVMATNTPGVLTNTVADTAFGILVAAARRIPELDYYVKEGKWDVEAVGPELFGTNVHHKTLGIIGMGRIGNAIAQRGHFGFDMDILYHSRSSKPEAEKQFNAKYCNLDKLLEASDFVCMITPLTKQTEGMIGKEEFKRMKKSAIFVNASRGKTVVEEDLIEALKQGEIAAAALDVFEQEPIDSDNPLLQMSNVVTTPHIGSSTVETELKMSELAADNLEAGLNGEKPPNLIDASVWDNKG, from the coding sequence ATGAGGAAGAAGATTCTTGCATATAACCGGGTGGAGAAACCTGTACTGGAACGATTGCAGAAGAAATATGATGTTCAGTTTTTCAAAAATGTAGACACGAACACAGACACCGAATTCCTTGATTTTCTGCAGGAGGCTGAAGGTGCCATCGGATTGGAATTGCCGGTCGACCGTCAGCTGCTGGAACATGCCCCAAACTTGAAAATTATCAGCAACGTTTCAGTCGGGTATAATAACCTCGATCTGGACGCACTTAAAGAAAAAAATGTGATGGCAACCAATACTCCGGGTGTTCTGACAAATACAGTTGCCGATACGGCATTCGGTATTTTAGTTGCCGCAGCAAGACGTATTCCGGAACTTGATTATTATGTAAAGGAAGGTAAATGGGATGTCGAAGCGGTCGGACCGGAACTATTTGGAACGAACGTACACCATAAAACTCTTGGAATTATAGGTATGGGGCGAATCGGCAACGCAATTGCCCAGCGCGGACACTTCGGTTTTGACATGGATATTCTGTATCACAGCCGTTCCAGCAAACCAGAAGCTGAAAAGCAATTTAATGCAAAATATTGTAATCTCGATAAATTACTGGAGGCATCCGATTTTGTTTGTATGATCACACCATTGACGAAACAAACGGAAGGCATGATTGGCAAAGAGGAATTCAAACGCATGAAAAAATCAGCAATTTTTGTCAATGCCTCGAGGGGAAAGACAGTTGTGGAAGAGGATCTCATTGAAGCACTGAAACAAGGTGAAATTGCCGCCGCTGCACTGGATGTTTTCGAACAGGAGCCGATTGATTCTGACAACCCGCTTTTACAAATGAGCAATGTTGTCACCACCCCGCATATCGGTTCATCCACCGTGGAAACGGAGTTGAAAATGTCAGAACTGGCAGCAGATAACCTTGAAGCAGGATTGAATGGCGAAAAACCGCCTAATCTTATTGATGCAAGCGTTTGGGATAACAAGGGGTAG
- a CDS encoding branched-chain amino acid aminotransferase produces MEDRSIQVNLSATRKEKPKSEELQFGRTFTDHMFVMDYSEPEGWHDPRIVPYQKLEVDPSAMVFHYGQSVFEGLKAYLSPTGEPQLFRPQKNMQRINHSNDRLCIPRIDEEFALSAIQQLVELEKDWIPKAEGTSLYIRPFIISTEPYIGVAPSRHYKFMIILSPVGQYYKEGINPVKIAVENQYVRTVKGGTGEAKTGGNYAASLKAQELVSGSGFAQVLWLDGVEKKYIEEVGSMNVFFKIDGEIVTPALNGSILEGVTRNSVIALLNHWNIPVNERRVSMEELQQAHKDGLLEEAFGSGTAAVISPIGQLTLDGEDMVINNRETGPVAKKLYDTLTGIQYGKIEDPFDWIVPVKSHTFSKAQ; encoded by the coding sequence ATGGAAGATCGGTCCATTCAAGTCAATCTTTCTGCAACTAGAAAGGAAAAACCGAAATCAGAAGAATTACAGTTTGGAAGAACGTTTACGGACCATATGTTTGTCATGGATTATTCAGAACCTGAAGGATGGCATGATCCTCGAATTGTGCCGTACCAGAAGCTTGAGGTCGATCCATCAGCCATGGTATTTCACTACGGTCAGTCAGTTTTCGAAGGGCTGAAAGCATATCTATCGCCAACTGGCGAACCACAACTGTTTCGCCCGCAAAAAAATATGCAGCGGATTAATCATTCGAATGACCGCCTTTGTATTCCGCGGATTGACGAGGAATTTGCCTTAAGTGCAATTCAGCAGCTTGTTGAACTGGAAAAGGACTGGATTCCGAAAGCTGAAGGAACATCGCTTTATATCCGCCCATTTATTATTTCCACCGAACCATATATCGGTGTTGCACCATCACGTCATTATAAGTTTATGATTATACTTTCTCCAGTGGGCCAGTATTATAAAGAAGGAATCAATCCGGTTAAAATTGCTGTAGAAAACCAATATGTCCGTACGGTAAAGGGCGGAACAGGTGAAGCCAAAACCGGCGGAAACTATGCAGCCAGTCTAAAAGCACAGGAACTTGTTTCAGGCAGCGGATTTGCACAGGTTTTGTGGCTCGATGGCGTTGAAAAGAAGTATATCGAAGAAGTCGGCAGCATGAACGTATTTTTCAAGATTGATGGAGAAATTGTTACCCCTGCATTGAATGGAAGTATTTTAGAAGGTGTAACGCGAAACTCGGTAATCGCCCTTCTGAATCATTGGAATATCCCAGTAAATGAGCGGAGGGTCTCCATGGAAGAACTGCAGCAGGCCCATAAAGATGGGCTGCTGGAAGAAGCATTCGGTTCCGGTACAGCTGCGGTCATCTCCCCTATTGGCCAGTTAACCCTGGATGGAGAAGACATGGTCATCAACAACCGTGAAACAGGACCGGTTGCGAAAAAGCTGTATGACACCTTGACCGGCATTCAATATGGAAAAATCGAGGATCCATTTGACTGGATTGTTCCCGTCAAATCCCATACCTTTTCCAAAGCACAATAG
- a CDS encoding 2-keto-4-pentenoate hydratase, translating into MANTAKLAETLFSAFHHCEPISKDDVPKDLSSSEAYEIQHLLTELKATQNQDNLAGYKISLTSKETQQLFDSTTPLYGALTTTSISEGTIELDKMLSPLIEIELMFMANEDLTVSDNRESILRKTSIAPGLEIPDSRFTDWFPKTSMGQVIADSAVAGKITVGELVNGMTYEQLGGINAELTLDGEKIAEGPSTEVLGNPVHAVEWLIQELAKSGHAIEKGMIISAGTFILPKTLQKGVYHVQFDKLGELTLNVI; encoded by the coding sequence ATGGCCAATACAGCTAAACTTGCCGAAACATTATTCAGTGCTTTTCATCATTGCGAACCGATATCCAAAGATGATGTCCCAAAAGACCTTAGCAGCAGTGAAGCATATGAGATCCAGCATTTGCTGACGGAATTAAAAGCGACACAAAATCAGGACAATCTGGCAGGCTACAAAATAAGCCTGACAAGCAAAGAAACACAACAATTATTTGATTCCACCACACCACTGTATGGTGCATTAACAACGACCAGTATTTCAGAAGGTACAATTGAACTGGATAAAATGCTGTCACCGCTTATTGAAATTGAGCTAATGTTTATGGCAAACGAGGATTTAACCGTCTCCGATAACCGTGAGTCCATACTCCGAAAAACGAGCATTGCTCCTGGACTGGAAATTCCGGACTCCCGATTTACTGACTGGTTTCCGAAAACAAGCATGGGGCAGGTCATAGCGGACAGTGCGGTTGCCGGAAAAATAACAGTCGGTGAACTAGTGAACGGCATGACTTATGAACAGCTTGGCGGGATTAACGCTGAACTGACCCTGGATGGTGAAAAAATAGCGGAAGGGCCATCCACTGAAGTGCTCGGCAATCCTGTGCATGCTGTAGAATGGCTGATTCAGGAACTGGCAAAGAGCGGTCATGCCATTGAAAAAGGAATGATCATTTCTGCCGGCACCTTCATCCTGCCAAAAACATTGCAAAAAGGAGTCTATCACGTTCAGTTTGATAAACTTGGAGAATTAACCCTGAATGTCATCTGA
- a CDS encoding AMP-binding enzyme, which translates to MSETEVRVVNEFGQDVAHNGEEIGEVIVKSPSVINSSKRADQTIVNGWLHTGDMGTIDENGSIRIVNKKAVPETDKHVSTVEVEGIFYEHPAVQEVAVLARPDKALGEVLHAIVVLHDGKSASEQELLEYVKEKLEPASCPKSITLMDELPKTPSGKIQKIKLRESV; encoded by the coding sequence ATGAGCGAGACGGAAGTACGTGTTGTAAATGAATTTGGGCAGGATGTTGCACACAATGGCGAGGAAATCGGTGAAGTCATTGTCAAAAGCCCAAGTGTTATAAATAGCAGTAAAAGGGCAGATCAGACAATTGTTAATGGCTGGCTCCATACTGGTGATATGGGTACAATTGATGAAAACGGCAGCATACGGATTGTGAATAAAAAGGCAGTGCCGGAAACAGATAAACATGTGTCAACCGTTGAAGTGGAAGGTATTTTTTATGAACACCCGGCTGTTCAGGAAGTAGCGGTTCTTGCCCGTCCGGACAAAGCCCTCGGCGAAGTGCTGCACGCGATTGTTGTGCTTCACGATGGCAAATCCGCATCCGAACAGGAACTGCTCGAATATGTCAAAGAAAAATTGGAACCTGCCAGTTGTCCAAAGTCCATTACATTAATGGATGAATTGCCAAAAACTCCAAGCGGAAAAATTCAAAAGATCAAATTGCGTGAATCTGTCTGA
- a CDS encoding aldo/keto reductase translates to MINSLQDMVTLHNGVKIPGFGLGVYKVEDGETVIHSVKTAIKHGYRSIDTASFYDNERGVGQGIRESGIPREKLFITSKVWNDQQGFNNTLKAFDASLEKLGTDYLDLYLIHWPVSGKFHETWKALEKLYQDSRVRAIGVSNFHVHHLKNLLENSYEKPVINQVEYHPHLTQVELRDFCSKENIQLEAWSPLKRGQLLNEPVITKIAQKYQKSVAQVILRWDIQTNVITIPKSIHEQRIIENADIFDFSLSNEEMAQISALNINDRSGSNPDDF, encoded by the coding sequence ATGATAAATAGTTTGCAGGATATGGTTACATTGCATAACGGGGTAAAGATACCGGGATTTGGTCTTGGTGTTTATAAGGTGGAAGATGGTGAGACGGTTATCCATTCGGTAAAAACGGCAATTAAGCATGGGTATCGGTCTATTGATACGGCATCTTTTTATGATAACGAACGTGGTGTCGGACAAGGTATTCGGGAATCCGGTATCCCGAGGGAAAAACTTTTCATTACATCTAAAGTGTGGAACGATCAGCAGGGATTTAACAATACATTAAAAGCATTTGATGCCAGCCTTGAAAAATTGGGAACAGATTATTTGGACTTGTATCTTATTCATTGGCCGGTCAGCGGGAAATTCCATGAAACGTGGAAAGCACTTGAAAAACTTTACCAGGACAGCAGAGTCCGTGCGATTGGTGTCAGTAATTTCCATGTCCATCACTTAAAAAATCTGCTGGAAAACAGTTATGAGAAACCTGTCATCAATCAGGTGGAATATCATCCGCACTTGACCCAAGTGGAATTAAGAGACTTTTGCAGCAAAGAAAATATTCAGCTTGAAGCATGGTCGCCATTAAAACGGGGACAACTTTTGAATGAGCCGGTCATCACAAAAATTGCCCAAAAGTATCAAAAATCGGTCGCACAGGTTATTTTGCGATGGGATATACAGACAAACGTAATCACTATTCCAAAATCGATTCATGAACAGCGCATCATTGAGAATGCGGATATATTTGATTTTTCGCTGTCCAATGAAGAAATGGCACAGATCAGCGCATTAAACATCAATGATCGAAGCGGTTCCAATCCGGATGACTTTTAA
- a CDS encoding aminotransferase family protein, giving the protein MKDLIELDKRHFIHPTSSIQQQQENGPKVIMEKGEGVYLYDKNGNAFIDAMSSLWNVNIGHGREELADAAAAQMKKLAFSSAFSTFSHEPAIELAAKIASITPAHLNAVFFASGGSEANDSAIKLARHFWKIQGQPERRKIISLKRGYHGVAAASTSATGIPEFWGMAGHMMTDFVHADTPYGGSTNSATASLRDMIEKEGQEKVAAFMVEPIQGAGGVLIPPDDYLKEVQKVCDEYGILFIADEIITGFGRTGKMFGVENWDLQPDLMTFAKGVTSGYVPLGGVVVSDHVHDVLKRKSKGTLFHGFTYSGHPTAAAVALKNIEIMEQEDLVENARKMGEILLQGFKDIKQKLKFVGDVRAKGMLGAVELVRNPETNERFAADLKVAPNVIEELYRRGVICRPVTYENTDIICFAPPIIINQEQVSTLVEKLYDAILAVQNELKL; this is encoded by the coding sequence ATGAAAGATTTAATTGAACTGGATAAACGGCACTTCATCCATCCGACGTCATCCATTCAACAGCAGCAGGAAAACGGACCAAAAGTGATCATGGAAAAAGGAGAGGGCGTCTATTTGTACGATAAAAATGGAAACGCATTCATTGATGCGATGTCTTCATTATGGAATGTCAATATTGGACACGGCAGGGAGGAACTTGCGGATGCAGCAGCGGCTCAAATGAAAAAGCTCGCATTCAGTTCAGCATTTTCAACGTTCAGTCACGAACCCGCTATTGAATTGGCTGCAAAAATAGCATCCATTACACCAGCCCATTTAAATGCGGTCTTTTTTGCTTCAGGTGGTTCGGAAGCGAATGACTCGGCAATTAAATTGGCACGACATTTCTGGAAAATACAGGGGCAGCCGGAACGCCGAAAAATTATATCATTAAAGCGGGGATACCACGGTGTCGCCGCAGCATCAACAAGCGCAACTGGTATTCCCGAATTTTGGGGGATGGCCGGCCATATGATGACCGACTTTGTCCATGCAGACACCCCATATGGAGGAAGTACAAATAGTGCAACTGCTTCATTACGTGACATGATTGAAAAAGAAGGACAGGAAAAAGTAGCGGCATTTATGGTTGAGCCTATACAGGGAGCAGGAGGTGTCCTGATTCCGCCGGATGATTACTTGAAAGAAGTACAAAAAGTTTGTGATGAATATGGAATCTTGTTCATTGCCGACGAAATTATTACCGGCTTTGGACGGACGGGAAAAATGTTCGGTGTGGAAAATTGGGATCTTCAGCCGGACCTGATGACGTTTGCGAAAGGTGTAACGAGTGGTTATGTGCCGCTTGGCGGTGTCGTTGTTTCTGATCACGTACATGACGTGCTTAAACGAAAGTCAAAAGGAACACTGTTTCATGGTTTTACGTATAGCGGCCACCCAACTGCAGCTGCGGTAGCACTGAAAAATATTGAAATCATGGAACAGGAAGACCTGGTGGAAAATGCACGGAAAATGGGAGAAATCCTTTTACAGGGATTCAAGGATATCAAACAGAAATTGAAATTTGTTGGAGATGTTCGGGCTAAGGGGATGCTTGGTGCTGTTGAACTGGTACGGAATCCCGAGACAAATGAACGTTTTGCGGCTGATTTGAAGGTTGCCCCAAATGTGATTGAGGAACTGTACAGGCGGGGTGTCATCTGCCGTCCGGTTACATATGAAAACACGGATATCATTTGTTTTGCCCCGCCAATTATTATCAATCAGGAGCAGGTTAGCACATTGGTTGAAAAACTTTATGATGCCATTTTAGCTGTGCAAAATGAACTCAAACTGTGA
- a CDS encoding M24 family metallopeptidase, with the protein MLTFTVSEFKERMAGTKQRMLDAGVDMLMITDPANMNYLTGYDAWSFYVHQMLIVMLDEEQPIWVGRGQDASAAEHTTWLDGGHIIPYGDHYVQSAVRHPMDFVCDLLKERNRDKQTIAVELDAYYFTARSYMQLTQGLPDAKFKDGTNMVNWVRIIKSDQEIEYIKKAAKISEKAMHVAFETINEGVRECDVVAAISHAQIRGTEDFGGDYPSIVPLLPTGEKTSAAHLTWTDDRFKNGDPAIIELAGCYRRYHSPLARTVAIGQPSDDMKFVSDVVVEGIDAVLDAVKPGISCEELEMIWRRVIERSGIKKESRMGYSMGLNYPPDWGEHTASLRPGDRTILEPNMTFHLIPGIWMENMGVEISESFLVTDSGCTILANFPRELYVKPNIRLA; encoded by the coding sequence ATGTTAACATTTACTGTTTCGGAATTTAAGGAGAGGATGGCTGGCACGAAACAGCGTATGTTGGATGCGGGGGTTGATATGCTGATGATCACTGATCCCGCGAATATGAACTATTTGACCGGATATGATGCATGGTCCTTTTATGTACATCAAATGCTCATTGTGATGCTTGATGAGGAACAGCCGATATGGGTAGGCCGCGGCCAGGATGCGAGTGCCGCCGAGCATACGACATGGCTTGATGGCGGACATATAATACCTTATGGTGATCATTATGTACAATCGGCAGTCAGGCACCCTATGGATTTCGTTTGTGATTTATTAAAAGAAAGAAATCGGGATAAGCAGACAATTGCGGTGGAACTTGATGCATATTACTTTACGGCAAGATCCTATATGCAACTGACACAAGGTCTTCCGGATGCAAAGTTTAAAGATGGCACAAACATGGTAAACTGGGTACGAATTATTAAATCGGATCAGGAAATCGAATATATTAAAAAGGCGGCAAAAATTTCTGAAAAGGCTATGCATGTGGCTTTTGAAACGATCAATGAAGGAGTTCGCGAGTGTGATGTCGTAGCAGCAATTTCACATGCGCAAATTAGAGGAACGGAAGATTTTGGAGGGGATTACCCGTCCATTGTCCCTTTGCTGCCTACAGGTGAAAAAACATCAGCAGCCCATCTGACCTGGACGGACGACAGGTTTAAAAATGGAGATCCTGCCATCATTGAGCTTGCCGGCTGCTACAGGCGGTACCATTCACCATTGGCAAGAACAGTGGCCATCGGACAGCCGTCAGATGATATGAAATTTGTATCGGATGTGGTTGTTGAAGGAATAGACGCTGTGCTTGATGCCGTGAAGCCTGGTATTTCATGTGAGGAACTTGAAATGATTTGGCGAAGGGTGATCGAACGGAGCGGCATTAAGAAAGAATCACGTATGGGATATTCGATGGGTCTCAATTACCCGCCTGATTGGGGAGAACATACGGCAAGTCTGAGACCGGGTGACAGAACGATTTTGGAGCCTAATATGACATTCCACCTGATTCCGGGAATATGGATGGAAAATATGGGTGTCGAAATCAGCGAATCTTTTCTGGTAACTGATTCAGGATGTACAATTCTTGCCAATTTTCCGCGTGAACTGTACGTGAAACCGAATATACGGCTTGCCTGA
- a CDS encoding MmgE/PrpD family protein — MSNQRTMVEQLADWAHDVRWEDLSREAMQALKGRMLDSVGCAIGALEGKPVENIRRMTKDFGGEPLVTLIGGGKTTPDYATLYNGAAVRYLDFNDSYLAKNETGHPSDNIAPVLAAAEYADADGREFLPALALAYQVQCRLSDVAPVRDHGFDHTVQGEYGAAVGAARAMGLNSSQIANAASIAGTGYNSLRVTRTGELSNWKGLAYPNTAMGAVHAAMLAKYGITGPREVFEGNKGFMDTIAGNFELDWTKENLERVTETIIKRFNAEIHSQSSIEGLLELRDREQIKPQDIKAIRLTTFDVAYNIIGGGEEGGKKLIRYKEEADHSLPYMLAAAYLDGQVMPEQYDPERISRDDIQQLLKKVDVKPSEAYSDRFPDEMASRIELETNDGHIFDIEKHDYQGFKTQPASWDVLMEKYNGLTRKIDSELAAQIADKIQNLENVKISELTELLGQVKIKEDE, encoded by the coding sequence ATGTCAAATCAACGCACAATGGTGGAACAGCTTGCAGATTGGGCGCATGATGTCCGCTGGGAAGATCTTTCCCGGGAGGCAATGCAGGCGTTAAAAGGCCGCATGCTTGATTCCGTTGGCTGTGCAATCGGAGCTTTGGAAGGAAAACCGGTCGAAAATATTCGCCGGATGACGAAAGATTTCGGAGGAGAACCGCTTGTCACATTAATTGGCGGCGGAAAAACGACACCGGATTATGCAACACTTTACAATGGTGCTGCAGTACGGTACCTGGATTTTAATGATTCATATCTTGCAAAAAATGAAACCGGACATCCGTCCGACAATATAGCACCGGTTCTGGCAGCTGCCGAATATGCCGATGCAGATGGCCGCGAATTTCTGCCGGCTCTGGCCCTTGCCTATCAGGTACAGTGCCGATTATCAGATGTTGCACCAGTCAGGGATCACGGATTTGACCATACCGTTCAAGGTGAATATGGTGCCGCAGTTGGCGCAGCAAGGGCAATGGGACTTAACAGCAGTCAGATTGCCAATGCAGCATCCATCGCCGGAACCGGCTATAATTCACTGCGCGTTACACGGACCGGTGAGCTGTCCAACTGGAAAGGTCTTGCTTACCCTAATACAGCAATGGGAGCAGTTCATGCTGCGATGCTTGCCAAATATGGAATAACAGGTCCACGTGAAGTTTTTGAAGGAAACAAAGGATTTATGGACACCATCGCGGGAAATTTCGAGCTGGATTGGACCAAGGAAAATCTTGAACGTGTCACGGAAACAATCATTAAACGGTTTAATGCGGAAATTCATTCACAGTCGTCCATTGAAGGATTGCTTGAGCTGCGTGATCGTGAACAAATCAAACCGCAAGATATTAAAGCGATTCGTCTAACCACTTTTGATGTCGCCTATAACATCATTGGGGGCGGCGAAGAAGGTGGCAAAAAACTTATCCGATATAAAGAAGAAGCAGACCATTCGCTGCCATATATGCTTGCAGCAGCTTACCTGGATGGCCAAGTAATGCCGGAACAATATGATCCTGAACGCATTTCCCGAGACGACATCCAGCAGTTACTGAAAAAAGTGGATGTAAAGCCGAGTGAAGCATACAGTGACCGTTTTCCGGATGAAATGGCAAGCCGTATTGAACTGGAAACAAACGACGGGCATATTTTTGACATTGAAAAACATGATTATCAAGGATTCAAGACACAGCCGGCAAGCTGGGATGTGCTGATGGAAAAATATAACGGTTTAACTCGAAAAATAGACAGTGAATTAGCGGCGCAAATTGCTGATAAAATTCAAAATCTGGAAAATGTGAAAATCAGCGAACTAACCGAATTACTTGGTCAGGTAAAAATCAAGGAGGATGAGTAA
- a CDS encoding APC family permease, with product MDDEQKLLKILGNKDVLALAFGAMIGWGWVVTTGLWITEAGSLGAILAFAIGGILVIFVGLTYAELSSALPLAGGEHVYSYKAMGRIASFITTWAIILGYVSVVAFEAVALPTVFDYLVPGYSMGKLYTIAGWDVTITWAGVGIIGSIIITWINYRGIKLTTVISFILTLLILIAGLLLITGSTIGGNAQNMQPLFEEGIAGLLTVIIMTPFMFVGFDVIPQAAEEINLKQKRIGQLLIISVILAIAWYIAVIFGVSRILNPSELADSNLVTADAMAKAFGDSRMMGNILVLGGIGGILTSWIGFYVGGSRAIYALANAGMLPKSLGELHAKYKTPYKAILLIGFFSVIAPLFGRPALVWLVNAGGLGLVVAWLMVAVSFVILRKRAPEMKRPLKLPGGATIGWIAIAMTIGISVLYMPGMPSALAWPYEWVIIGLWAVLGLILYKYSVNKYGKKYADEHMKKEIDRIA from the coding sequence ATGGATGACGAACAAAAATTGCTGAAAATACTTGGGAACAAAGATGTGCTCGCACTGGCGTTTGGTGCGATGATTGGCTGGGGATGGGTGGTAACGACCGGACTTTGGATTACGGAGGCAGGTTCACTTGGTGCTATTTTAGCTTTTGCCATCGGCGGGATACTTGTCATTTTTGTCGGGTTGACATACGCTGAATTGTCCTCAGCCCTGCCACTTGCAGGCGGGGAGCATGTGTACAGTTATAAAGCAATGGGCAGGATTGCTTCCTTTATAACAACCTGGGCGATTATACTCGGGTATGTATCAGTCGTGGCTTTTGAAGCAGTTGCCCTTCCGACCGTTTTTGATTATCTCGTTCCGGGTTATAGTATGGGGAAATTATACACAATAGCCGGTTGGGACGTAACCATTACATGGGCAGGCGTCGGGATTATTGGTTCGATTATTATTACGTGGATAAATTATCGCGGTATTAAATTGACAACAGTAATTTCATTTATCCTTACATTGCTAATATTGATTGCTGGTCTGCTGCTGATAACAGGCAGTACCATCGGCGGGAACGCACAAAATATGCAGCCGCTGTTTGAAGAAGGGATTGCCGGGCTGCTGACAGTAATCATTATGACACCGTTCATGTTCGTCGGATTTGACGTTATCCCGCAGGCAGCTGAAGAAATAAATTTGAAACAGAAGCGCATCGGCCAGCTTCTGATTATTTCGGTTATCTTGGCAATTGCTTGGTATATTGCTGTTATTTTTGGTGTGTCTCGTATATTGAATCCATCTGAATTGGCTGACTCGAATCTGGTGACTGCAGATGCGATGGCAAAAGCATTTGGTGACAGCCGGATGATGGGGAATATTCTTGTGCTTGGCGGAATTGGCGGTATTTTAACCAGTTGGATCGGATTTTATGTCGGCGGCAGCAGAGCCATTTATGCACTGGCAAATGCCGGGATGCTTCCTAAAAGCCTTGGTGAACTACATGCGAAATATAAAACACCGTACAAAGCAATTTTGCTGATTGGGTTTTTCTCAGTAATTGCTCCGCTATTTGGACGTCCAGCACTTGTATGGCTGGTCAATGCAGGAGGACTTGGCCTCGTTGTAGCTTGGCTGATGGTGGCAGTATCCTTCGTTATATTACGTAAGAGGGCACCGGAAATGAAACGGCCGCTTAAGCTCCCCGGCGGCGCAACAATCGGCTGGATTGCAATTGCTATGACGATAGGAATATCGGTGCTTTATATGCCGGGAATGCCTTCAGCACTGGCTTGGCCGTATGAATGGGTAATAATAGGTTTGTGGGCTGTTTTAGGATTGATATTGTATAAGTATTCGGTTAATAAATATGGAAAAAAATATGCCGATGAACATATGAAAAAAGAAATTGACCGAATCGCATAG
- a CDS encoding alpha/beta hydrolase, giving the protein MSDSFEVMKEAEDFYYQGNHTGVLVIHGFTGSTQSMRFLGERLADEGFTVYGPRLKGHGTAPEEMEQSEYREWIKSVGEGLEVLNKTCDEIFVTGLSMGGTLTLYVAEHADAGRIKGIMPINAAIHMPDLIETYESLKDTETRFVDGIGSDIKKEGIEELAYAKTPVKSMKEIITLSMIVRGNLEKITAPALVFSSITDHVVPPKNSQEIYDSISSEDRELIELENSYHVATLDNDKELIAEKCVAFVNRLRSE; this is encoded by the coding sequence ATGTCTGATTCATTTGAAGTGATGAAGGAAGCGGAAGATTTTTATTATCAGGGAAACCATACAGGGGTCCTCGTCATTCATGGATTCACCGGATCCACACAAAGTATGCGCTTTTTGGGGGAAAGACTGGCCGATGAAGGTTTTACGGTGTACGGGCCAAGATTAAAAGGACATGGAACTGCACCGGAAGAAATGGAGCAGTCGGAATACAGGGAATGGATTAAATCAGTTGGGGAAGGCCTGGAAGTGCTGAATAAAACGTGCGATGAGATTTTTGTAACGGGTCTTTCCATGGGCGGCACACTAACACTGTATGTGGCTGAACATGCTGATGCTGGAAGGATAAAGGGGATTATGCCGATCAATGCCGCGATTCATATGCCAGACTTGATTGAAACATACGAGTCGCTCAAAGATACGGAAACCAGATTCGTGGATGGAATCGGTTCGGATATTAAGAAAGAAGGCATTGAAGAGCTTGCTTACGCTAAAACACCAGTGAAGTCAATGAAGGAAATAATCACGTTGTCTATGATTGTTCGCGGCAATTTGGAAAAAATAACCGCTCCTGCTCTGGTTTTTTCGTCAATCACAGACCATGTTGTACCACCGAAAAATTCACAGGAGATCTATGACTCTATTTCATCGGAGGATCGTGAACTGATAGAATTGGAGAACAGTTACCATGTAGCAACGTTGGATAATGATAAAGAATTGATAGCAGAAAAATGTGTGGCATTTGTGAACCGGTTGCGCTCGGAATAA